Proteins from a single region of Aureibacter tunicatorum:
- the rny gene encoding ribonuclease Y, whose protein sequence is MGDAIYYLITLIVGVGVGVSIGRYLLRQIFKKQELDAQEKADLMIKEARTSAESIKKDKIHEAKEKYLQLKSDFEKDVSRRKNQMANKENTIKQKDVNLNKLIEENKRKDSELNKKKDQYERQLELLKGKEKAVEEAHQEQITALERIAGLSADEAKTRLVESLKNEAKTMASSAIKDIMEEAKMTATKNAKKVVIQTIQRTAPEHAIENCVSVFNIESDDIKGKIIGREGRNIRALEAATGVEIIVDDTPEAIIISGFDPVRREVARLSLHRLVTDGRIHPARIEEVVAKTTKNIEEEIVEIGERTVIDLGIHGLHPELIKLVGRMRFRSSYGQNLLQHSREVAKLAATMASELGLNSKQAKRAGLLHDIGKVWPEEPELPHAILGMELAKKYKEHPDVCNAIGAHHDEIEMTTLISPIIQACDAISGSRPGARREVMESYIKRLKDLEDLALSFEGVNKCFAIQAGRELRVMVDAESVSDTQAETIAFDISQKIETDMQYPGQIKVTVIREMRSVAYAK, encoded by the coding sequence ATGGGAGATGCAATATATTATTTAATCACATTAATTGTAGGTGTGGGAGTTGGCGTAAGTATAGGAAGGTACTTATTGCGCCAAATTTTCAAAAAACAGGAACTAGATGCTCAGGAAAAAGCTGACCTCATGATCAAAGAGGCTAGAACTAGTGCTGAGTCTATCAAAAAAGATAAAATACACGAAGCGAAAGAAAAGTACTTGCAGCTCAAGTCTGATTTTGAAAAAGATGTAAGCCGTCGTAAAAACCAAATGGCGAATAAGGAAAATACCATCAAACAAAAAGATGTAAACCTTAACAAGCTTATTGAAGAAAACAAAAGAAAAGACAGCGAGCTAAACAAGAAAAAAGATCAATACGAGCGTCAATTAGAGTTATTGAAAGGCAAGGAAAAAGCTGTTGAAGAAGCTCATCAAGAGCAAATCACTGCTTTGGAAAGAATCGCCGGACTTTCAGCTGACGAAGCAAAAACGAGATTGGTTGAGTCTTTGAAAAACGAAGCTAAGACTATGGCGTCTTCGGCGATCAAAGACATCATGGAAGAAGCTAAGATGACAGCTACTAAAAATGCGAAAAAAGTTGTCATCCAAACGATACAAAGAACAGCTCCAGAGCATGCGATTGAAAACTGCGTATCGGTATTCAATATTGAAAGCGATGATATCAAAGGTAAGATCATTGGTAGAGAAGGCCGTAATATCAGAGCCTTGGAAGCTGCTACAGGTGTTGAAATTATCGTTGATGATACGCCTGAAGCGATCATTATCTCAGGATTCGATCCGGTTAGAAGAGAAGTAGCGAGATTGTCTTTGCACAGACTTGTTACGGACGGTAGAATTCACCCTGCCAGAATCGAAGAAGTTGTTGCTAAAACAACAAAGAATATTGAAGAGGAAATCGTTGAAATTGGAGAAAGAACGGTTATTGACTTAGGTATTCACGGTCTGCACCCGGAGCTTATCAAGCTAGTAGGTAGAATGAGATTCCGTTCATCATATGGACAGAACTTGCTTCAACACTCCAGAGAAGTGGCAAAATTGGCTGCGACAATGGCTTCTGAGTTAGGACTTAATTCCAAGCAGGCAAAAAGAGCGGGACTTCTTCATGATATTGGTAAAGTATGGCCTGAAGAGCCTGAATTGCCTCACGCAATTCTAGGTATGGAGCTAGCGAAAAAATACAAAGAGCATCCAGACGTTTGCAACGCAATTGGAGCTCACCATGATGAAATTGAAATGACTACTTTAATTTCACCAATCATTCAAGCTTGTGACGCTATCTCAGGATCTAGACCTGGCGCAAGAAGAGAAGTTATGGAGTCGTATATCAAGAGACTTAAAGATCTTGAAGACTTAGCTCTAAGCTTTGAAGGTGTCAACAAGTGCTTTGCTATCCAAGCTGGTAGAGAATTGCGTGTCATGGTTGATGCTGAATCCGTATCGGATACTCAAGCAGAAACGATTGCTTTTGACATTTCTCAAAAAATCGAAACTGATATGCAGTATCCAGGACAAATAAAAGTTACTGTAATCAGAGAAATGAGATCTGTGGCTTACGCAAAATAG
- a CDS encoding efflux RND transporter permease subunit: protein MSLAEVSVKEPVFITMIVVAIVVLGLFAAVNLKVSLQPDVNFPYVSVTTTLEGATPEVVNDQISEKIEKAVNTVSGIKHITSVSQKGLSQVIIEFDLKSDPVVSEEKVRSKVDAILEKLPRKAKKPVVQQFDVYTPPVMSLVVTGEGSEKEITLEVKNVISKVLESVDGVGRVEIVGGAEPQVRVECDNNKLKAYGVSLNDVVNAINAENVEISAGEFDWGSYETLVSTKSKFKEVAGFDSVVLSYMNGEPVYLSNVAEVVNGSKKPTSLSQLNGNNALGLNIVKQTNANSMLVAEGIKEKIKFLEKSYNGKIKIIPIVDVSNFIKSENEAVFVDLILGFLLTVLVVYVFLANFKATVIGGIALFTSLVASFIMMYLMNFSINYMTMLGLTLSLGLLIDDAIVIIENIFRHLTRDKVSPKAAVVKASNEISLAVLSTTMTIVAVFLPVAFMPGLIGEYFFQFGLTVVFAVLVSLFVAFTLTPMLSAQWISSEDLGANSLSKKTILNRFHEKFNQLFDRLIDGYTKFLRASLAHKKRVVGIAFGILLVTFYLFSLLGTDFIPVTDVGQFIIKMKVDPGGSLEESGEVSKQLVKVLLKDKRVTNVYTSIGAAGNPVTEGEISVLLVPKNKRKEGTEEIKNYYRNIFKDIPGVEFSYLGSPGSNDEQSLIEYHINGLSLDSLSMLAERLQAIYQRIPGVVDIQNDLAKLQPEYKINVDRLKAAKLGLHSEDIGNILRTALNGDIASYYDIFGDQLEVFVQLRRSQVRDIEDLMSVNIKSENGDLVPISSIATYDRINTLNKIVRYDRKYSVSVTANLYQQLLGDAMAEIQKNVSELDMPTGYNLTQGGYTQIQSQSTEAMIIVFLFSLMFIYMILASLFRSYKQPMIIMLSLPFSLLGAVVMLLAFHNSLSLMAMMGLIMLLGLVTKNAILLINYANQMKLQGETTTEALVLAGKVRLKPILMTSAAMVFGMIPIAFSNSLGASFRAPMGKAVMGGIISSTIFTLIFIPVVYDIIDKIFMNKRHKKTAEDSNSPAV from the coding sequence ATGAGTCTTGCGGAAGTATCAGTTAAGGAGCCTGTTTTCATTACGATGATTGTTGTCGCAATTGTTGTTTTAGGCCTTTTTGCTGCGGTAAACTTGAAGGTCTCTTTGCAGCCTGATGTTAATTTTCCCTACGTCTCTGTGACGACTACTTTGGAAGGAGCGACGCCAGAGGTCGTGAATGACCAAATATCCGAGAAAATTGAGAAAGCGGTTAATACTGTAAGCGGTATCAAGCATATCACCTCAGTGTCTCAAAAAGGGTTGTCTCAAGTGATTATTGAATTTGACTTGAAATCAGATCCGGTTGTGTCAGAAGAGAAGGTAAGAAGCAAGGTTGATGCTATTTTAGAAAAACTTCCGAGAAAAGCGAAGAAACCAGTAGTCCAACAATTTGACGTGTATACTCCTCCAGTGATGAGTCTTGTTGTTACAGGAGAAGGTTCTGAAAAAGAAATTACTCTTGAGGTAAAGAATGTTATATCGAAAGTATTGGAGAGTGTGGATGGCGTAGGTCGTGTGGAAATTGTAGGAGGAGCTGAGCCTCAAGTCAGAGTAGAGTGCGATAACAATAAGTTGAAGGCATATGGAGTGAGCTTAAATGACGTGGTTAATGCCATTAATGCGGAGAATGTGGAGATTTCAGCTGGTGAATTTGATTGGGGAAGTTATGAAACGTTGGTAAGCACCAAGTCAAAATTTAAGGAGGTAGCAGGTTTTGACAGTGTCGTGTTAAGCTATATGAACGGCGAGCCCGTTTACTTAAGCAATGTGGCAGAAGTCGTAAATGGTTCTAAAAAGCCGACAAGTTTAAGCCAATTGAATGGCAATAATGCTTTGGGTTTGAATATTGTCAAACAGACAAATGCCAATTCGATGTTGGTAGCCGAAGGTATAAAGGAAAAAATAAAATTCTTGGAAAAGAGTTATAATGGCAAAATTAAAATAATTCCTATAGTGGATGTCAGCAATTTTATCAAGAGTGAAAACGAAGCCGTCTTCGTGGATTTGATCTTGGGCTTTTTGTTGACAGTTTTAGTGGTTTATGTCTTTTTGGCCAATTTTAAAGCAACAGTTATTGGCGGTATCGCTTTGTTTACTTCTTTGGTGGCAAGTTTTATTATGATGTATTTAATGAACTTTTCCATCAATTATATGACCATGTTAGGTTTGACTTTGTCGCTGGGGTTGCTGATTGATGATGCGATAGTGATTATTGAGAATATTTTCAGGCATTTAACAAGGGACAAAGTTTCTCCTAAAGCTGCTGTGGTAAAGGCGTCGAATGAAATATCCTTAGCAGTCCTTTCTACAACGATGACTATTGTCGCTGTATTTTTGCCGGTTGCATTTATGCCGGGACTTATTGGTGAATATTTCTTTCAATTTGGGCTAACTGTTGTTTTTGCAGTATTGGTATCCTTGTTTGTCGCTTTTACTTTGACGCCAATGCTATCGGCCCAATGGATTTCCTCTGAAGATTTGGGTGCGAATTCCTTAAGCAAAAAAACTATCTTGAATAGGTTTCATGAAAAGTTCAATCAACTGTTTGACCGGTTGATCGATGGGTATACGAAGTTTTTAAGAGCTTCATTAGCGCATAAGAAAAGAGTAGTTGGAATTGCTTTTGGAATTTTATTGGTGACTTTTTATTTGTTTAGCTTATTAGGCACGGACTTTATTCCAGTCACGGATGTCGGTCAATTTATTATCAAAATGAAAGTGGACCCCGGGGGAAGCTTGGAAGAGTCTGGGGAAGTCTCTAAGCAACTTGTAAAAGTGCTTCTGAAGGATAAAAGGGTGACGAATGTGTATACATCGATAGGCGCAGCGGGAAATCCTGTGACAGAAGGAGAAATATCTGTTCTGTTGGTGCCGAAGAATAAAAGAAAGGAGGGCACCGAAGAGATAAAGAACTATTATCGAAATATTTTCAAGGATATACCGGGTGTTGAGTTTTCTTATTTGGGCTCTCCGGGATCCAACGATGAACAAAGTTTGATCGAGTACCATATCAATGGATTGTCGCTCGACTCATTGAGTATGTTGGCGGAGCGTTTGCAGGCAATTTATCAGCGAATTCCTGGTGTGGTTGATATTCAAAATGATTTGGCGAAGCTACAGCCTGAATACAAGATTAATGTAGATAGGTTAAAAGCCGCTAAATTAGGACTTCACTCTGAGGATATCGGGAATATATTAAGAACTGCGTTAAATGGCGATATCGCTTCATACTATGATATTTTTGGAGATCAATTAGAGGTGTTTGTTCAGTTGAGGCGAAGCCAAGTGAGAGATATTGAAGATTTGATGTCTGTGAATATTAAATCTGAAAATGGAGATCTAGTGCCTATAAGTTCCATTGCTACTTACGACAGAATTAATACGCTCAACAAGATTGTGAGGTATGATAGGAAGTATTCTGTATCGGTAACTGCAAATTTATACCAACAGCTGCTTGGAGATGCTATGGCGGAAATTCAAAAGAATGTCAGCGAGTTGGATATGCCTACGGGATATAATCTAACCCAAGGAGGTTATACTCAGATTCAGTCTCAGTCCACAGAAGCTATGATTATCGTTTTCTTGTTTTCTTTAATGTTTATTTATATGATTCTGGCTTCGCTATTTAGAAGTTACAAGCAACCAATGATCATCATGCTTTCCTTGCCATTTTCTTTATTGGGAGCTGTTGTGATGTTATTGGCTTTTCATAATTCATTGTCATTGATGGCTATGATGGGGTTGATAATGCTATTGGGTTTGGTGACCAAGAATGCAATCTTGTTGATCAACTATGCCAATCAAATGAAACTTCAAGGAGAAACAACAACAGAAGCATTGGTTTTGGCTGGAAAAGTTAGGCTAAAGCCTATATTGATGACTTCGGCGGCTATGGTATTTGGGATGATACCCATCGCATTTTCAAATTCACTTGGAGCATCTTTTAGAGCCCCTATGGGAAAAGCTGTAATGGGAGGTATTATTAGCTCCACTATTTTCACATTGATATTCATACCTGTTGTGTATGATATCATTGATAAAATATTTATGAATAAAAGGCATAAAAAAACCGCTGAAGATTCTAATTCTCCAGCGGTATAA
- a CDS encoding efflux RND transporter periplasmic adaptor subunit: MAVAACHGNKKKEEKKQVFYQDTIPVNVLVADTSSFFFEKRFAGQALGIHQTELRSLLNDRVEQVLVKVGDRVRKGQELLVFASDFGDANLIKAKAAFEYAQTKYERDSKLFADGAISEQSYDQSRENMLETKSAYLIAQNAIYMRAPFQGEVLSLDVRVGDFVNSGTGLLKLANLDSLRVVFYPDIESVGLMSVGDSLDIFQNNKQTKGKIYTIGKDLTQNNLVKVETRVPNVIGALANQQVQIIMNLRSHGDDLYSVPKNAIKGQKGDNGVYIVKSSKADFRPIDIINSNDSIASVKGLKKGDSVVVKGGGRLQEGKRVKIIKVVSL; this comes from the coding sequence ATGGCAGTTGCAGCTTGCCATGGCAATAAGAAGAAGGAAGAAAAAAAGCAGGTTTTTTATCAGGATACGATACCTGTGAATGTGCTTGTTGCGGATACTTCATCTTTCTTTTTTGAAAAAAGGTTTGCAGGGCAGGCTTTGGGTATTCATCAAACAGAATTAAGATCTCTTTTGAATGACCGCGTGGAGCAAGTTCTGGTAAAAGTGGGGGATCGAGTAAGGAAAGGGCAAGAGCTTTTAGTTTTTGCATCGGATTTTGGAGACGCTAATTTGATTAAAGCGAAAGCAGCGTTTGAATATGCGCAGACAAAATATGAAAGAGATTCCAAGTTGTTTGCTGATGGAGCGATATCCGAACAGTCATACGATCAGTCCAGAGAAAATATGCTTGAAACGAAATCAGCTTATTTAATTGCCCAGAATGCAATTTACATGAGAGCGCCATTTCAAGGCGAGGTGCTTTCCTTGGATGTGAGAGTTGGCGATTTTGTGAATTCGGGTACGGGGCTTTTAAAATTGGCTAATTTAGACTCTTTGCGAGTAGTTTTTTATCCGGATATCGAATCTGTCGGCTTAATGAGCGTAGGCGATTCATTGGATATATTTCAAAATAACAAACAGACGAAAGGGAAAATATACACGATTGGAAAAGATTTGACTCAGAATAATTTGGTCAAAGTAGAGACAAGAGTTCCCAATGTCATAGGAGCATTGGCTAATCAGCAGGTTCAAATAATTATGAATTTAAGGTCACATGGAGACGATTTATATTCTGTTCCAAAAAATGCCATTAAAGGCCAAAAAGGAGATAATGGAGTTTACATTGTCAAATCATCCAAAGCTGATTTTCGTCCGATTGATATAATAAATTCTAATGACAGCATAGCGAGTGTGAAAGGCTTGAAAAAGGGTGATTCAGTAGTGGTAAAAGGCGGTGGACGATTGCAGGAGGGAAAGCGTGTTAAAATTATCAAAGTAGTTAGCTTATGA
- a CDS encoding TolC family protein codes for MGCIFLLCTLFILQVVPDRFEDDPPKKLSIVQAIERARVKNPNYLSAEASVEAAHADLKGALGMLLPNVRVQSNYTHFINPQVFTIEPRTFINPTKETIRFTLLPNNALDATGVLTQPIFDNLAFSGYKSSKINLELAKLKTIKSFNMLALQVKQSYYQVLLTKFLLEVNIVTLDYANQNLDVVEQKYKNGETSEYDLLRARVQKSNAYPPFLQAKNNLIKAKNTLRELLNIPFEHDFVLTDTLFEKVPQRLDTLVTSQDVYSSTDYMVQELNEVGASQQIKVNEAEYWPVLSFNGTYQRSFLNGLNPATGYLDYNAFVGVRLTYTLFGGGARKAKVEKAKAMFSMARLSKENSFLDLKKKLIDSILEVNRSVSEIEAQEGALNQARRALEIAFERYDLGVGTQLEIISGQESLRAAMANYANAYYEYLINMSQYDYLTKDYEAEY; via the coding sequence ATTATGTACGCTTTTTATCTTGCAGGTTGTTCCGGATAGGTTCGAAGATGACCCTCCGAAAAAGCTTAGTATCGTGCAAGCTATTGAAAGAGCAAGGGTGAAAAACCCTAATTATTTAAGCGCTGAAGCCAGCGTTGAGGCTGCTCATGCGGACTTGAAAGGAGCTTTAGGCATGCTCTTGCCAAATGTTAGAGTGCAGTCGAATTATACTCACTTTATAAATCCGCAAGTTTTTACCATAGAGCCTAGGACATTTATCAACCCTACCAAAGAAACAATTCGATTCACTTTATTGCCTAACAATGCGCTGGATGCCACAGGAGTTCTCACTCAGCCAATTTTTGACAATCTAGCGTTTAGCGGTTATAAATCCTCAAAAATCAATCTTGAGCTTGCGAAACTTAAGACGATCAAGTCGTTCAATATGTTGGCTTTGCAGGTTAAGCAAAGTTACTATCAAGTATTGCTGACCAAGTTTTTATTGGAAGTGAATATTGTCACTTTGGATTATGCTAATCAAAATCTAGATGTTGTTGAGCAGAAATATAAAAACGGTGAAACTTCGGAATATGATCTATTAAGAGCCAGAGTTCAAAAATCGAACGCTTATCCTCCATTTCTTCAAGCCAAGAATAACTTAATCAAAGCGAAAAACACTTTAAGAGAATTGTTGAATATTCCTTTCGAACACGATTTTGTTTTGACTGATACATTGTTTGAAAAAGTGCCACAACGATTGGATACATTGGTGACATCTCAAGATGTGTATTCTAGCACTGATTACATGGTTCAAGAACTGAATGAAGTAGGAGCGTCTCAACAGATAAAAGTGAACGAAGCAGAGTATTGGCCTGTTTTGAGCTTCAATGGAACATATCAACGAAGCTTTTTAAACGGATTGAATCCTGCAACAGGTTATTTGGATTACAATGCTTTTGTGGGAGTGCGTTTGACATATACACTATTTGGTGGAGGCGCGCGCAAAGCAAAAGTTGAAAAAGCCAAGGCAATGTTCAGCATGGCTAGGCTAAGCAAAGAGAATTCATTTCTTGATTTGAAGAAAAAATTGATTGATAGCATTTTAGAAGTTAATAGGTCTGTATCTGAGATAGAAGCTCAAGAAGGAGCGCTTAATCAAGCGAGAAGAGCTTTGGAAATTGCTTTTGAAAGGTATGACTTGGGGGTAGGTACCCAGTTGGAAATAATAAGCGGACAAGAATCATTGAGAGCCGCTATGGCAAATTATGCTAATGCTTATTATGAGTATTTGATCAATATGTCTCAATATGATTATTTGACAAAGGATTATGAAGCGGAATATTGA